The following coding sequences are from one Streptomyces sp. NBC_01294 window:
- a CDS encoding nucleoside triphosphate pyrophosphohydrolase — protein sequence MTDHSEPTAAEPTGRIVLLTTSHRVAPGVLSWPAWQTLHAADRVLCADPGHPQLPYLREAGIEVTHGTPDAHELVEACAGGRTVVVLPGGEGDQRLTDGLARLAGSGRVSMPDLELLPGSYDLPGARLLDLVQVMDRVRRECPWTSQQTHRGLAKYAIEEAYELVEAIEDGDRDELREELGDVLLQVVFHARIAEEADGDGEDGEEAFSIDDVAGALVEKLIHRHPHVFGDAKAETPEDVHAHWQRTKAVEKQRESVTDGIPVGQPGLALAAKLAGRVRTGGVDVELPRGEGIGYELLELAARAEAAGIDPETALRAAARVYRDAIRAAEGVGDAGA from the coding sequence GTGACCGACCACTCCGAGCCCACCGCCGCCGAGCCCACGGGCCGCATCGTCCTGCTGACCACCAGCCACCGGGTCGCCCCCGGCGTGCTGTCCTGGCCGGCGTGGCAGACCCTGCACGCCGCGGACCGGGTGCTGTGCGCCGACCCCGGCCACCCGCAGCTGCCGTACCTGCGGGAGGCGGGCATCGAGGTCACGCACGGGACCCCGGACGCGCACGAGCTGGTCGAGGCCTGCGCGGGCGGCCGCACGGTCGTGGTGCTCCCGGGCGGCGAGGGCGACCAGCGGCTCACCGACGGGCTGGCCCGCCTGGCCGGATCCGGCCGGGTCTCCATGCCCGACCTGGAACTGCTGCCCGGCTCCTACGACCTGCCGGGCGCGCGCCTGCTCGACCTGGTCCAGGTGATGGACCGGGTCCGGCGCGAGTGCCCGTGGACCTCGCAGCAGACCCACAGGGGCCTGGCCAAGTACGCGATCGAGGAGGCGTACGAGCTCGTCGAGGCCATCGAGGACGGGGACCGGGACGAACTGCGCGAGGAGCTCGGCGACGTCCTGCTGCAGGTGGTCTTCCACGCGCGGATCGCCGAGGAGGCAGACGGGGACGGTGAGGACGGCGAAGAGGCGTTCTCCATCGACGACGTGGCCGGTGCCCTGGTGGAGAAGCTGATCCACCGGCACCCGCACGTCTTCGGCGACGCGAAGGCCGAGACCCCGGAAGACGTCCACGCGCACTGGCAGCGGACCAAGGCGGTCGAGAAGCAGCGGGAGTCGGTCACCGACGGGATCCCGGTGGGCCAGCCCGGTCTGGCGCTCGCGGCCAAGCTCGCGGGCCGGGTCCGTACGGGCGGGGTGGACGTCGAGCTGCCCCGCGGCGAGGGCATCGGGTACGAGCTGCTGGAGCTGGCGGCGCGCGCCGAGGCGGCGGGGATCGACCCCGAGACCGCGCTGCGCGCGGCGGCCCGCGTCTACCGGGACGCGATCCGGGCCGCCGAGGGCGTCGGCGACGCGGGGGCGTAG
- a CDS encoding DNA polymerase III subunit beta family protein — translation MESEMRSIGEMARDSGLGVSALRFYDGAGVLVPVRVDPLTGYRWYGPGQVAEARLLARLRRAGMPLADIRLVLAGWSGADTDLVRTLLQAHLRRLERGLSDARSEFSAVRALLEHREIPMTARSTATARFTVSAPELAASLDAVRFAVSTDPELPMLGGVLFDAEDGALRVVATDRYRMAVARVRTGGHAGPRAQAIVPAPLADAMRALLGDDASVALTLDGARVTLEAGDRQTAGPCLDHEFPDYRRLVSLPAGRRVLVDVPALREAVETGPVRADERGPEGVVHDVSVLRVTDDGTVSVHGDGDGEEDGAGGGDIAVNRTFLLQALAAGARDRLILELGAPTAPLAVRRPEDDGAFSLLMPVRLED, via the coding sequence GTGGAGAGCGAGATGCGCAGTATCGGGGAGATGGCCCGCGACAGCGGACTGGGCGTGAGCGCCCTGCGGTTCTACGACGGCGCCGGCGTGCTGGTCCCGGTACGGGTGGATCCGCTGACCGGCTACCGCTGGTACGGCCCCGGCCAGGTCGCCGAGGCCCGGCTGCTGGCGCGGCTGCGCCGGGCCGGGATGCCGCTGGCGGACATCCGGCTGGTGCTCGCCGGCTGGTCCGGCGCGGACACCGACCTGGTCCGCACCCTGCTCCAGGCGCATCTGCGCCGTCTCGAACGGGGGCTGTCCGACGCCCGCAGCGAGTTCTCCGCGGTCCGAGCGCTCCTCGAACACAGGGAGATCCCCATGACTGCCCGCAGCACCGCCACCGCCCGGTTCACCGTTTCCGCGCCGGAGTTGGCCGCCTCGTTGGACGCGGTCCGGTTCGCCGTCAGCACCGACCCGGAGCTGCCGATGCTCGGCGGTGTCCTGTTCGACGCCGAGGACGGGGCGCTGCGCGTCGTGGCGACGGACCGGTACCGGATGGCCGTCGCCCGGGTCCGTACCGGCGGACACGCCGGGCCCCGGGCGCAGGCCATCGTGCCGGCGCCGCTCGCCGACGCGATGCGGGCGCTGCTGGGTGACGACGCGTCCGTCGCGCTCACCCTGGACGGTGCCCGCGTGACGCTGGAGGCGGGGGACCGCCAGACGGCCGGCCCGTGCCTCGATCACGAGTTCCCCGACTACCGCCGCCTCGTCAGCCTGCCGGCGGGGCGCCGCGTCCTGGTCGACGTGCCGGCTCTGCGCGAGGCCGTGGAGACCGGCCCCGTCCGCGCCGACGAGCGCGGGCCGGAGGGCGTGGTCCACGACGTCAGCGTGCTCAGGGTGACGGACGACGGCACGGTGTCCGTCCACGGGGACGGGGACGGAGAGGAGGACGGAGCCGGCGGCGGCGACATCGCCGTGAACCGTACGTTCCTGCTGCAGGCCCTCGCCGCCGGAGCCCGCGACCGGCTGATCCTGGAGCTCGGCGCCCCCACGGCGCCCCTGGCCGTCCGCCGGCCCGAGGACGACGGCGCCTTCTCGCTGCTGATGCCGGTCCGGCTGGAGGACTGA
- the eno gene encoding phosphopyruvate hydratase: protein MLVPSIDVVVAREILDSRGNPTVEVEVGLDDGSTGRAAVPSGASTGAFEAIELRDGDPNRYFGKGVEKAVLAVIEQIGPELVGYDATEQRLIDQAMFDLDATDNKGSLGANAILGVSLAVAHAASEASDLPLFRYLGGPNAHLLPVPMMNILNGGSHADSNVDIQEFMIAPIGAESFSEALRWGAEVYHTLKKVLHTKGLSTGLGDEGGFAPNLESNRAALDLIVEAIKQAGYVPGKDIALALDVAASEFYKDGKYEFEGQSRSAAEMTEYYEELVSAYPMVSIEDPLYEDDWAGWKTLTDKLGAKVQIVGDDLFVTNPERLARGIEEGSANALLVKVNQIGSLTETLDAVEMAQRNGFKCMMSHRSGETEDVTIADLAVAVNCGQIKTGAPARSDRVAKYNQLLRIEEILDDAAVYAGRSAFPRFKG from the coding sequence ATGCTCGTGCCGTCCATCGACGTCGTCGTAGCCCGGGAAATCCTGGACTCCCGAGGCAACCCCACGGTCGAGGTCGAGGTGGGCCTCGACGATGGCAGCACCGGCCGTGCTGCAGTTCCGTCCGGCGCCTCCACCGGTGCATTCGAGGCCATCGAGCTGCGTGACGGTGACCCCAACCGTTACTTCGGCAAGGGTGTCGAGAAGGCCGTCCTCGCCGTCATCGAGCAGATCGGCCCGGAGCTCGTCGGCTACGACGCCACCGAGCAGCGCCTGATCGACCAGGCCATGTTCGACCTGGACGCCACCGACAACAAGGGCTCGCTCGGCGCCAACGCCATCCTCGGCGTCTCCCTCGCCGTCGCGCACGCCGCGTCCGAGGCCTCGGACCTTCCGCTCTTCCGCTACCTCGGCGGTCCGAACGCGCACCTGCTGCCCGTTCCGATGATGAACATCCTCAACGGTGGGTCGCACGCCGACTCCAACGTGGACATCCAGGAGTTCATGATCGCCCCGATCGGCGCGGAGTCCTTCTCCGAGGCGCTGCGCTGGGGTGCCGAGGTCTACCACACCCTCAAGAAGGTCCTGCACACCAAGGGCCTGTCCACCGGTCTCGGTGACGAGGGCGGCTTCGCCCCGAACCTGGAGTCCAACCGCGCCGCGCTCGACCTCATCGTCGAGGCCATCAAGCAGGCCGGCTACGTCCCGGGCAAGGACATCGCGCTCGCGCTCGACGTCGCCGCGTCCGAGTTCTACAAGGACGGCAAGTACGAGTTCGAGGGCCAGTCCCGCTCGGCCGCCGAGATGACCGAGTACTACGAGGAGCTCGTCTCCGCGTACCCGATGGTCTCCATCGAGGACCCGCTGTACGAGGACGACTGGGCCGGCTGGAAGACCCTCACCGACAAGCTGGGCGCCAAGGTCCAGATCGTCGGCGACGACCTCTTCGTCACCAACCCGGAGCGTCTGGCCCGCGGCATCGAGGAGGGCTCCGCGAACGCCCTGCTCGTGAAGGTGAACCAGATCGGTTCGCTGACCGAGACCCTGGACGCCGTCGAGATGGCCCAGCGCAACGGCTTCAAGTGCATGATGTCGCACCGTTCCGGTGAGACCGAGGACGTCACCATCGCCGACCTCGCCGTCGCCGTGAACTGCGGTCAGATCAAGACCGGCGCCCCGGCCCGTTCGGACCGTGTCGCCAAGTACAACCAGCTGCTGCGCATCGAGGAGATCCTCGACGACGCCGCGGTGTACGCGGGCCGTTCCGCCTTCCCGCGCTTCAAGGGCTGA
- a CDS encoding transglycosylase family protein, translated as MALPLLAATNATAADTSTWDKVAECESGGSWSANFGSGAYGGLQFTQEQWQSAGGLEFAERPDLASRSQQIAVAERVLQSQGPQAWPLCATSAGLDRQGPPAQVDPGLPGGQSTLGPTPSRPDDTVPTTGGGKPSTDYGAPTPAVPSPSGTPFLIPDAPSIGLPVMPAPDVPTTPPAVPTLPGDPGTPPATPGGDPTVPVLPVDPTSPATPPATPGLPPVDTTAPATPGATPAEGSGKHRGAPAPEAHGVTDGAPNPTYTVKEGDSLTAIASAKGVKGGWNGLYEANEQVIGEDADLIKPGQNLDLTV; from the coding sequence TTGGCTCTGCCGCTGCTAGCCGCCACCAATGCCACCGCCGCCGACACCTCCACGTGGGACAAGGTCGCCGAGTGCGAGAGCGGCGGCTCTTGGAGCGCCAACTTCGGCAGCGGCGCCTACGGCGGGCTCCAGTTCACCCAGGAGCAGTGGCAGAGCGCCGGCGGCCTCGAATTCGCCGAGCGCCCCGACCTCGCGAGCCGGTCCCAGCAGATCGCCGTGGCCGAGCGGGTGCTGCAATCGCAGGGACCGCAGGCGTGGCCGCTGTGCGCGACCTCGGCCGGACTGGACCGGCAGGGTCCCCCCGCACAGGTGGACCCCGGTCTCCCCGGCGGGCAGAGCACCCTCGGCCCCACGCCGTCGCGCCCCGACGACACCGTGCCCACCACCGGGGGCGGCAAGCCCTCCACGGACTACGGCGCTCCGACCCCGGCGGTCCCGAGCCCGTCCGGCACCCCCTTCCTGATCCCCGACGCCCCGTCGATCGGACTGCCCGTCATGCCGGCGCCGGACGTCCCGACGACGCCGCCCGCGGTTCCGACCCTTCCGGGCGACCCGGGCACGCCCCCGGCGACCCCCGGCGGCGACCCGACGGTCCCGGTCCTCCCGGTGGACCCGACCTCGCCCGCGACGCCGCCCGCGACCCCGGGCCTGCCCCCGGTCGACACGACGGCCCCTGCGACCCCGGGCGCCACTCCCGCCGAGGGCAGCGGCAAGCACCGAGGTGCTCCCGCCCCCGAGGCGCACGGCGTGACTGACGGCGCGCCGAACCCCACCTACACGGTCAAGGAGGGCGACAGCCTGACCGCCATCGCGTCTGCCAAGGGCGTCAAGGGCGGCTGGAACGGTCTCTACGAGGCCAACGAGCAGGTCATCGGCGAGGACGCCGATCTGATCAAGCCCGGCCAGAACCTGGATCTAACCGTGTAA
- a CDS encoding FtsB family cell division protein, translating to MAGNRDRFSTFSTATRLKQLGERTAAHVYRSQSRRQVRRSRLTGRAALLVLVLCTLVVALAYPMRQYVSQRTEIAEQQRDAASARDRLERLRDEKARWQDDAYAEQQARKHLHFLRPGEIGYIMGDAGSRPPEPHRTGQAGSDRPWYSNVWDGVDKADRPGD from the coding sequence ATGGCCGGGAACCGCGATCGGTTCTCCACCTTCTCCACCGCGACCAGGCTCAAGCAGCTCGGCGAGCGGACCGCCGCCCACGTCTACCGCTCGCAGTCGCGGCGACAGGTCCGCCGCAGCCGGCTCACGGGCCGGGCCGCGCTCCTGGTGCTCGTCCTCTGTACCCTGGTCGTCGCCCTCGCGTATCCGATGCGCCAGTACGTCTCCCAGCGTACGGAGATCGCGGAGCAGCAGCGGGACGCCGCGTCCGCGCGGGACCGCCTGGAGCGGCTGCGCGACGAGAAGGCCCGCTGGCAGGACGACGCGTACGCGGAGCAGCAGGCGCGCAAGCACCTGCACTTCCTGCGCCCGGGGGAGATCGGCTACATCATGGGCGACGCGGGGTCCCGGCCCCCTGAACCGCACCGGACCGGCCAGGCCGGCTCCGACCGCCCCTGGTACTCCAACGTCTGGGACGGCGTCGACAAGGCCGACCGTCCCGGCGACTGA
- a CDS encoding DUF501 domain-containing protein, producing MQTPPPQTDRTEPTDADIEAFEQQLGRPPRGLRAIAHRCPCGQPDVVETAPRLPDGTPFPTLYYLTCPRAASAIGTLEANGVMKEMQARLAEDPELAAAYQAAHEDYIERRDAIEVLQGFPSAGGMPDRVKCLHVLVGHSLAAGPGVNPFGDEALAMLPEWWAKGACVTPCGAKADDKEPQA from the coding sequence ATGCAGACGCCCCCGCCCCAGACCGACCGGACCGAGCCGACCGACGCGGACATCGAGGCGTTCGAGCAGCAGCTCGGCCGCCCGCCGCGCGGGCTGCGCGCCATCGCGCACCGCTGCCCCTGCGGGCAGCCCGACGTGGTGGAGACCGCCCCGCGGCTCCCCGACGGCACCCCCTTCCCGACGCTGTACTACCTGACGTGCCCGCGCGCGGCCTCCGCGATCGGCACGCTGGAGGCCAACGGCGTGATGAAGGAGATGCAGGCCCGGCTCGCCGAGGACCCGGAACTCGCCGCCGCCTACCAGGCCGCGCACGAGGACTACATCGAGCGCCGCGACGCCATCGAGGTGCTCCAGGGCTTCCCGAGCGCCGGCGGCATGCCCGACCGGGTGAAGTGCCTGCACGTGCTGGTCGGCCACTCCCTGGCCGCCGGCCCCGGTGTGAACCCCTTCGGCGACGAGGCCCTTGCCATGCTGCCGGAGTGGTGGGCCAAGGGCGCCTGCGTCACCCCGTGCGGGGCGAAGGCGGACGACAAGGAGCCGCAGGCGTGA
- a CDS encoding transglycosylase family protein: MLLSGKGKHRRGSKAVRIVTLAGVAGVAVAAPLMAAGTASAATASEWDKVAQCESGGNWAINTGNGYYGGLQFSSSTWAGFGGKSYAPQANQASKAQQIAVAEKVLKVQGKGAWPHCGKGLSNSSSTGGGDTTTPTKPKKTETKKTETKKTETKATPKKETKRPEAPVTRSERAEAPVAPKTGNGSYEVKSGDTLGTIAEANGVKGGWEKLFELNKDIVSDADLIYPGQKLKLS; encoded by the coding sequence ATGCTGCTTTCCGGCAAGGGCAAGCACCGCCGCGGTTCCAAGGCCGTCCGCATCGTCACGCTCGCCGGTGTCGCCGGTGTGGCCGTCGCCGCTCCTCTGATGGCCGCGGGCACCGCCAGCGCCGCCACCGCCTCGGAGTGGGACAAGGTCGCCCAGTGCGAGTCCGGTGGCAACTGGGCCATCAACACGGGCAACGGCTACTACGGCGGTCTGCAGTTCTCGTCCTCCACGTGGGCCGGGTTCGGCGGCAAGTCGTACGCCCCGCAGGCCAACCAGGCCTCGAAGGCCCAGCAGATAGCCGTCGCGGAGAAGGTCCTCAAGGTCCAGGGCAAGGGCGCCTGGCCGCACTGCGGCAAGGGTCTGTCGAACTCCTCGTCCACCGGTGGCGGCGACACCACGACGCCGACCAAGCCGAAGAAGACCGAGACCAAGAAGACCGAGACGAAGAAGACCGAGACCAAGGCCACGCCGAAGAAGGAGACCAAGCGCCCCGAGGCGCCGGTCACCCGCTCCGAGCGCGCCGAGGCTCCGGTCGCGCCGAAGACCGGCAACGGCTCGTACGAGGTCAAGTCCGGCGACACCCTGGGCACCATCGCCGAGGCCAACGGCGTCAAGGGCGGCTGGGAGAAGCTCTTCGAGCTGAACAAGGACATCGTCTCGGACGCCGACCTGATCTACCCCGGTCAGAAGCTGAAGCTCAGCTGA
- a CDS encoding Ppx/GppA phosphatase family protein, with product MTRVAAVDCGTNSIRLLVADCTVSESASGAGPTVELTDLDRRMTVVRLGQGVDKTGRLAPEALERTFAACREYAEVIKEHGAERVRFVATSASRDAENREDFVRGVLDILGVEPEVISGDLEAEFSFTGATKELTAHEHLERPFLVVDIGGGSTEFVVGEEHARAARSVDVGCVRMTERHLVVDGVVTDPPTQAQIAAIRADVEAALDLAAETVPLAEARTLVGLAGSVTTVAAIALGLTEYDSSAIHHSRISYEQVREISERMLTTTHAERAAIPVMHPGRVDVIGAGALVLLAIMERTGASEVVVSEHDILDGIAIKIAEEVEADKRRS from the coding sequence GTGACCCGGGTCGCGGCCGTCGACTGCGGTACGAACTCCATCCGGCTGCTCGTGGCGGACTGCACCGTGTCCGAAAGCGCCTCCGGCGCGGGCCCCACGGTCGAGCTGACCGACCTGGACCGCCGGATGACCGTCGTCCGGCTCGGCCAGGGCGTGGACAAGACCGGGCGCCTGGCCCCGGAGGCGCTGGAGCGCACCTTCGCCGCCTGCCGCGAGTACGCGGAAGTCATCAAGGAGCACGGCGCGGAGCGGGTGCGCTTCGTGGCGACCTCCGCCTCCCGGGACGCCGAGAACCGGGAGGACTTCGTCCGGGGCGTACTGGACATCCTGGGCGTCGAGCCCGAGGTGATCTCCGGTGACCTGGAGGCGGAGTTCTCCTTCACCGGCGCCACCAAGGAGCTCACGGCGCACGAACACCTGGAGCGGCCGTTCCTGGTGGTGGACATCGGCGGCGGCTCGACCGAGTTCGTCGTCGGCGAGGAACACGCCCGCGCCGCGCGCTCCGTGGACGTGGGCTGCGTCCGCATGACCGAGCGTCACCTGGTGGTCGACGGGGTCGTCACCGACCCGCCGACGCAGGCGCAGATCGCCGCGATACGGGCCGACGTCGAGGCGGCGCTGGATCTTGCCGCCGAGACCGTCCCGCTGGCCGAGGCGCGCACCCTGGTGGGCCTGGCGGGCTCGGTGACCACGGTCGCCGCGATCGCGCTCGGGCTGACGGAGTACGACTCGTCCGCCATCCACCACTCCCGGATCTCCTACGAGCAGGTCCGCGAGATCAGCGAGCGGATGCTGACGACGACGCACGCCGAGCGCGCGGCGATCCCCGTGATGCACCCGGGCCGGGTGGACGTGATCGGCGCCGGCGCGCTGGTCCTGCTGGCGATCATGGAGCGCACCGGCGCCTCGGAGGTCGTCGTCTCGGAGCACGACATCCTGGACGGCATCGCGATCAAGATCGCGGAAGAGGTCGAGGCGGACAAGCGGCGGTCCTGA
- a CDS encoding cytochrome P450 family protein has product MHEQTPATPADTPSTEGPTLFDWEFATDPYPAYAWLREHSPVHRTKLPSGVEAWLVTRYADARQALADQRLSKNPAHHAEPAHAKGKTGIPGERKAELMTHLLNIDPPDHTRLRRLVSKAFTPRRVAEFAPRVQALTDQLIDRIVEKPRVDGKGEADLIHEFAFPLPIYAICEMLGVPREDQDDFRDWAGMMIRHGGGPRGGVARSVKQMRTYLGELIHRKRDDLGDDLISDLIRASDHGDHLTEAEATAMAFILLFAGFETTVNLIGNGVHSLFMNPDQRERLQRSLAAGESGLLATGVEELLRYDGPVELATWRFATEPLTLGGRRIETGDPVLVVLAAADRDPERFTEPDTLDLSRADNQHLGYGHGIHYCLGAPLARLEGQTALATLLTRLPDLELAVPPQDLRWRGGLIMRGLRTLPVRFTG; this is encoded by the coding sequence GTGCATGAGCAGACCCCCGCAACTCCGGCCGACACCCCTTCCACCGAGGGCCCGACCCTCTTCGACTGGGAGTTCGCGACCGACCCGTACCCGGCCTACGCATGGCTGCGCGAGCACTCCCCGGTGCACCGCACCAAGCTCCCCAGCGGGGTCGAGGCCTGGCTGGTCACCCGCTACGCAGACGCCCGCCAGGCCCTCGCCGACCAGCGGCTCAGCAAGAATCCGGCGCACCACGCGGAGCCCGCGCACGCCAAGGGCAAAACCGGGATCCCGGGGGAGCGCAAGGCGGAGCTGATGACGCACCTGCTCAACATCGACCCGCCGGACCACACCCGGCTGCGGAGGCTGGTGTCGAAGGCGTTCACCCCGCGCCGTGTCGCCGAGTTCGCCCCGCGGGTGCAGGCGCTCACCGACCAGCTGATCGACCGGATCGTCGAAAAGCCGCGCGTCGACGGGAAGGGGGAGGCGGACCTCATCCACGAGTTCGCCTTCCCGCTCCCCATCTACGCCATCTGCGAGATGCTCGGCGTACCGCGCGAGGACCAGGACGACTTCCGCGACTGGGCCGGCATGATGATCCGCCACGGCGGCGGCCCGCGCGGCGGGGTCGCCCGGTCGGTCAAACAGATGCGCACCTACCTCGGCGAGCTCATCCATCGCAAAAGGGATGATCTGGGCGATGACCTGATCTCGGACCTGATCCGGGCGAGCGACCACGGCGACCACCTGACGGAGGCCGAGGCGACCGCCATGGCTTTTATCCTGCTTTTCGCCGGTTTCGAAACCACCGTGAACCTCATCGGCAACGGGGTCCACTCCCTCTTCATGAACCCGGACCAGCGCGAGCGCCTGCAGCGCTCCCTCGCCGCCGGCGAGAGCGGACTGCTGGCCACCGGTGTCGAGGAACTGCTGCGCTACGACGGTCCCGTGGAGCTGGCGACCTGGCGGTTCGCCACCGAGCCGCTGACCCTCGGCGGCCGGCGGATCGAGACCGGTGACCCGGTCCTGGTCGTCCTCGCGGCCGCCGACCGGGATCCCGAACGGTTCACCGAGCCGGACACCCTCGATCTCTCCAGGGCCGACAACCAGCACCTCGGGTACGGACACGGCATCCACTACTGCCTGGGCGCCCCGCTCGCACGACTTGAGGGGCAGACCGCGCTCGCGACTTTGCTGACGCGTCTGCCGGATCTGGAACTCGCTGTTCCGCCCCAAGACCTGCGCTGGCGGGGCGGGTTGATCATGCGCGGCCTGCGCACCCTTCCCGTGCGCTTCACAGGTTGA
- a CDS encoding globin domain-containing protein has product MVERRAEHAVKFFYSHLFWHNPGIRDLFPAHPEDMERQRDRLFAALTHVIAHLDDGTLGPYLRDLGRDHRKFLVGPEHYAAVGASLLAALAETSGEAWTPQVEKAWTEAYQVIADTMTAGADASADPPWWDAEVVRHLQYGQDIGVLTLRPHVPFPYVPGQYTSVSSERVPTTWRTYSIGNAPRADGTLDLHVSRIERGRLSTSLVRETQPGDLLRLGAAGGQLTFRREDRPASLIAAGTGWAPIRAILEDLAEHPPDQDVRLFVVARDGAHLYDRPLIDAYTASCGWLGVTYITPAPGQHRNQATDRLATALGHRAMWPDQDVYLSGPAQFVAETAALLEELGARPGRLFHDSVPGLGQGSGPAGRPLGFGEWFLNRPTPHWYDPSARAPREY; this is encoded by the coding sequence GTGGTGGAGAGACGGGCCGAGCACGCGGTCAAGTTCTTCTACTCCCACCTCTTCTGGCACAACCCCGGCATCCGTGACCTCTTCCCGGCCCACCCCGAGGACATGGAACGGCAGCGCGACCGGCTCTTCGCGGCGCTCACCCACGTGATCGCCCACCTGGACGACGGGACCCTCGGCCCCTACCTTCGCGACCTGGGACGCGACCACCGCAAGTTCCTGGTCGGCCCCGAGCACTACGCGGCCGTCGGCGCCAGCCTGCTCGCCGCGCTCGCCGAGACCTCCGGCGAGGCCTGGACCCCGCAGGTGGAGAAGGCCTGGACCGAGGCCTACCAGGTGATCGCCGACACCATGACGGCCGGCGCCGACGCGAGCGCGGACCCGCCGTGGTGGGACGCGGAGGTCGTACGCCACCTCCAGTACGGACAGGACATCGGCGTTCTGACCCTGCGCCCGCACGTCCCCTTCCCCTATGTCCCCGGCCAGTACACGAGCGTGAGCAGCGAGCGGGTCCCGACGACCTGGCGCACCTACTCCATCGGCAACGCCCCGCGCGCCGACGGAACCCTCGACCTGCACGTCAGCCGGATCGAGCGGGGACGGCTCAGCACCAGCCTGGTCCGCGAGACGCAGCCGGGTGACCTCCTGCGCCTCGGCGCCGCCGGCGGGCAGCTGACCTTCCGCCGCGAGGACCGCCCGGCCAGCCTCATCGCGGCCGGCACCGGCTGGGCGCCGATCCGGGCCATCCTGGAGGACCTCGCAGAACACCCTCCTGACCAGGACGTACGGCTCTTCGTGGTGGCCCGGGACGGCGCGCACCTCTACGACCGGCCGCTCATCGACGCGTACACCGCCTCCTGCGGCTGGCTCGGCGTCACCTACATCACGCCCGCCCCCGGGCAGCACCGCAACCAGGCCACCGACCGGCTCGCGACCGCGCTCGGCCACCGCGCCATGTGGCCGGACCAGGACGTCTACCTCAGCGGGCCGGCGCAGTTCGTCGCCGAGACCGCCGCCCTCCTGGAGGAACTGGGCGCCCGCCCCGGCCGCCTCTTCCACGACTCGGTGCCGGGCCTCGGTCAGGGCAGCGGGCCGGCGGGCCGGCCGCTGGGCTTCGGCGAGTGGTTCCTGAACCGCCCGACGCCGCACTGGTACGACCCCTCGGCCCGCGCGCCGAGGGAGTACTAA